CACAGTAGTGAGAAACAGCTGATGCACACTTGAGATAGTGAGTCACAGTAGTGAGAAACAGCTGATGCACACTTGAGATAGTGAGTCACAGTAGTGAGAAACAGCTGGTGCACACTTGAGATAGTGAGTCACAGTAGTGAGAAACAGCTGATGCACACTTGAGATAGTGAGTCACAGTAGTGAGAAACAGCTGATGCACACTTGAGATAGTGAGTCACAGTAGTGAGAAATAGCTGGTGCACACTTGCAAACTGGGAACTGATGTCCAAGTTGTTCACATTCTCTAGTATGAGAGATTGAATTCATGACCTTGATTATGCCTGATAACTTCTCCGCTACTGGATTACTCCATCCCTaagtttcctctcctctcctctcctctcccctcctctcccctcccctcccctcccctcccctcccctctcctctcctcttctttcatgATTAGGAACAGTATGCTGCAAAGTTGTTCAGGTTGACACCAACCTCATTACATAGACTGGGTAGACTTGAATTGCCATCTTCCTGTCTCAATATGCCAAGCGGCTGAAACTAAAGAGACACTCCACCAGGCTGGTTGTAATTTACTCCATTCTCCCTTTCATGCACCCAGAATTACCATAGCAACCCTTTGTTTGGCCTGGAATAACCATCATTGGTTGGCTCATGTTCAAAGTTCTCTCTCAATCATTGTCTTTTAAACAGCTTCCCCTATGTATCACAGATCTTCCCTGAACTACGATCATGCCTGGTGATCTGCCATCTAGGATGGTTTCTAGCCAGAAAGTTTTGCATGAGGGGCAGCATAAGGATGTGTGATTATATACACAAGAACATCACTGCCACATTTCCCCATGCTGCCTAACTTTTTCTCGATCTTCCATGATGTGCAATGTGGAGAAGCCATTTGACACCACTGTGCATTTGTAACAAGTGAGAGGATGGTACCTGCTGCAGAGAGATCTTTGAGGATGAGAAGCAACAACACACATAGGGCTGTGGGAAGACTTATGCCTGTCACAAGGTGCATTTACCTCTGTGTCAGGTGTTACTGTCCCAATAGTTCATTGGTCCCATAGATGCTGCTTCCACAATAGCTAGGGAAATTCCACTTTCTACAGTTTCCTTCTGCTTTGAAAGTCAAGTCTTGAAGAGGTGGGGATCCCCATGtttcttagttaggattttactgctgtgaataggcaacatgaccaaggcaactgtttttttttttttttttttggtttttgtagacagggtttctctgtgtagtcctggctgtcctggaactcactctgtagaccaggctgaccttgaactcagaagtctgcctctgcctcccagctactgggattaaaggcatgtgccaccactgcccagctgaccaaggcaactcttataaagcacaacattcaattggggctggcttacatgttcagaggttcagtcctgtCAGCAGCCATAATGGGATAAGCTAATAATTAgtagatgatcatcctgaaatgcttgccgtggattattatataatctgcgatgtGTGCcacattagcaaggctgtggtggatgtaattttaggaaagatgcCTGCtctaatatgcttttcctattattattattattattattattattattattattattaaatatatgtaagaatcactaagcaatagcacacccctttggagcagatctccgcagatccatgaagatgtactgtcttgtagtgatactatatagacaaatagatgacttcttaagtctcaATGATGATCCTgtaagaattcctaaatttataacaatgattattaagctcttttatagtgggactgctattaagtccctcacacatagtcaaaactgcaatgagaactcttccagtctcccaagtgtcatcagttaattgatcttagatagtaaccagactttctcttgctcagagcacatttcaagaagttgtaaaacaattaaccaaggtcactaaaaggcgaactcacaatttattataggtaccaggacagaagagaaaatattgcctgggtttatctatacaaaacttcactaatttcttagttgtcgttttaaaccttcagtgaatcTGTGGAGCTAAACAGGTGATAAATGTTTGCCTAGATTAATtgctcctaatggatattcatgtaaacattctgtgttgtaaacttctatttcaacttatgatttgaattttggtgtgaacatgtgatgaactttgtaacatgtgatcatgcactctgaaagatgcataagcagtgaagacaaagacaaagagagagtaGTCGTTAGCAGTAGAGTAGTCATAGATGTAGTGGTTCCTTAGGAgccttttgtcctttcctttcctttttctctgcctagaattttttcccttagaatttttcctttgtttgaattttttccttttccccacttagtacctttcctcctttcccctcagatagttTTCATAGAATACTTTTTACAAttaataataaactctataacAACTTCTTTAAGtgtcttcctgtgacctcagacaaGCAGacacaagttagagcccagcagttcctgctgagatagaacaaaggccacattgcctaatcctctgctgttaggctacaggtgttaatcacctaagcctgcagtcttttaccctcagaagaagtttttaggatagtacaaggctattttcCTAAGCCTCTGCTGTCTTTGAGCTGAGGTGCTAATGCCAGAGGCTACAGTCTCTGGTCAGAGGATAACAGAGGGCAGGCCAACTACAGTAGGATAACCCTTGGTCTTACCTCCTGCTGATGCTCCTCCACTCCCATCCCCCACGGGGCTGCCTCAAGAACTGgactaggagaagaaagaagtagcAGCTTCTCTTCCCACCATGCTGGGGATGGCTCCCAGCACAGTCAATTATCATctgagcaggaacatggcagcatcaagGAAGGCATGATGCAGGCACAGCTGATAGTTCTAcatattcatctgaaggctgctaccaGAATTCTGACTCCcatgcagctaggatgagggtcttaatgcccacatccacagtgacacacctattccaacaaggcaacacttcctaataatgtcactccctgggccaagcatatacaaaccatcacaccatgaTGACACCAACAACCTAATCCCTCCCTCATACCCTCACTTTCTCAGCTCTACTGTCCTCTGTATTCTTGAAATCCACCATGTCTTCAAGCTTTTCACAAATAGTATTATCACCACAGTTGCTTCTCTTCCCCTTAACCACCCTCTTTCTTCCAGCTGACATCAACTTACACATCAGAAGAGCCTCCTTggcagttgtcttagttaggttgtactgctgtgaagagacaccatgaccatggcaactcttataaaagacaacactTAACTGGGACTAGCTACAGAttctgaagttcagtccattatagtCATAACAAGAATTATGGCAGTGGCTAagcaggcatgacactggaggagctgagagctctacctCCTGTTCTGAAGGtagctagaagactggcttccaggcaaacAGGACAAGGTTCTTAAAGGCCATacttacagtgacacacttcctctatggttatgcctactccaacaaggccacgcctacttcATGAAGGCTGCCCTCCAATAGTGCCACTcattgggccaagcatattcaaaccaaaaCAGCAGTCATTCTATGTTGTGTCATTGAGGTCTGCCTTCTTATTCTCTGTAAATAGGAGTACATCTGTTTGAATTTTTTCAATCCTGGATAATTTTGTTTCACTTCCACTAACTTTAAGATACAAGAGTACAGAGATTGAATTTTCATTCTTAGAATTGCCAGGGGCAAAAAGGCCTGACACACTCTTTCAGTTCTTAGTGTAATTTATAGAATAATATTCTACATGGGTGCTGTTTAAGGTGATGAAGAAGACCTATGGGCATGAGATGAGGCAGAATCTGGCGGATACAGCAGGATTAGAAGATAGTCCCTGTTTTGCATGTCCtctgtgctggctacttttaactgtcaacttgacatgactCCAATTAAATCATGTGAGAAGAGAGCCTTAAACATGAATTATCTATCAGGCTAACCTGTAGGTATGTCTATTTGGAACTATCTTGATTCTTGGTTGATGTAGGAAGACTCGgcccactgtgagcagcaccattccttaggcagCAGTCCATGAAAaacatgagagaaagaagaagctaGGTGAGAGATATAAGgctctatattctctctctctctctctctctctctctctctctctctctctctctctcttaattgtGGACActgcttcaagttcttgcctTGCCTTACTGGCAATAGAAGATACTCTCAAATTATAATCCAAATAATCCCTCTCATTCCTAAATTGTTTTTTGTCAGGATCTctgatcacagcaatagtaacaaaACTCTAGAGTCTCCATCTGCCTCAGGTGGCGAGGATGGGCTTATGGTGTGGGCTCATGGGATTACAGAGTGCAGGGGGTGAGGTCTCTGCAAGTGTCACAGTCCCCTTCACTGACTCACAGTCAGAGGCATTGTCTGTCCTCACAGACATACTGTAATAGAGAGTGTTTCTGTCCCACAGCACGATTTCTGGAGCAGTTGAAGGCTGAGTGTCATTACATCAATGGGAGGGAGCATGTGCAGACTGTGACCAGATTCATCTATAACCAGGAAGAGTTTGCCCGCTTTGATAGTAACATTGGGAATTTCCAGGCAGTGACTGAGCTGGGGCGGCCCATAGCTGAGTACTTGAACACCCAGAAGGACATGCTGGACAATTATCGTGCCTCAGTGGACAGGTGCAGAAATAACTATGACCTTGTTGATATCTTCATGTTGAACTTACAAGGTAAGCATTAGATCAGAAGTAGATGGGTTAagagttgtggtgtgtgtgtgtgtgtgtgtgtgtgtgtgtgtaagagagacagacagacagacagacagacaaacagacaggagagtgctgtgtcacatgtgtagAGATCATAAGACAGTTTGCTAGAGTCATTCTCTCCATCCATCATGTGGTCctgagaactgaattcagatcatcagtcttggaagcaagcacctttatctccTGAACCATGTCCATAGCCCTGACTGTAATCACTTTTTAACTTTTCTTGCCTCAGGAATCCTAAAAATcacctctgtctttgtttctgcttcccaggGTAGACCCATTCCTGAGCTGTCCTGTGGTGTGTCTGCTTTGCAGTACTGTATTCATAATCTCTCTACAAACACTATTTTCAGGCATATTTTTGAACTGAAAATATTTCAGGTCAATAATGAATTATTATTCCATAACAAAATAAGtccttacagtttttattttaggtCCAACAGGCTGTGGTGTCAGGATTTACTTCAGGGACAGATTTAGAAGCCCTGACTGTGTGGATGGAGGCAGGCAGTCAGTCTACAGAGAATACAGCTCATCTCCCATGGCTCCTTCttacctctctttctcctctagcTGAGCCCAAGGTGACTGTGTACCCTTCAAAGACACAGCCCCTGCAACACCACAACCTCCTGGTCTGCTCTGTGAGTGACTTCTACCCTGGCAGCATTGAAGTCAGATGGTTCCGGAATGGTGAGGAGGAGAAGGCTGGAGTCGTGTCCACGGGCCTGATCCCAAATGGAGACTGGACCTTCCAGACGCTGGTGATGCTGGAGATGGTTCCTCAGGGTGGAGATGTCTACACCTGCCAGGTGGATCATCCCAGCCTGGCCAGCCCTGTCACAGTGGAGTGGAGTGAGTAGGAAACACCTTGACCCTGCAAATCACAGCCCACCATGTAGTGGGCCTGACTTTCTCCCACATGTTAGCTTTCTCTGATCCTGTAATTCCCTGCCTGCCAGGGAAGGGCATGTTTTTTTCCACaaggaaagataaataaaatttctgaatTATTAGATTTTATTCCTTACCTAGATCGTTATCTATGCCCAGTGTACTTGCTGATTAGGAGGGAGGCCTTGTGGAAATGTCCCTAAACAGAGAGTCATTGAAAAAAGAGAAGATTGAGAATGACTGGGTGAAGGTTCCAGGTGCCCTCTGCCAAGTTTGTCAATGGAGGAGACAAATGTCACCAGTATAGTACATGGCATGAGCTCAGTTCTTTATCAAGATCAGGACAATATGAACCTCTAAGGTTTATCCATAGCCCCAGGAGGACACTTCCTCAAGGGCAGCAACTACTAAGAACAAAGTGGAGCTGCCATTGAAGGCTTGCTGACCATCCTACAAAAGGTGTCGATGGTCAATGACTCCACATTTTACTTCTTTAGAACAGAGGATTCAAGTAAGATGTAGGTTCTCCACAGCACACTGCTGACCACAGAGCTACAGAAAATGTGGGACCAAGTTACTGATGAACCCAGGTAGCTCCCAGTTTTTGTCATCCCACAACTGCAAGACAAGGTTATCCCCTGAAAATGCTTGATATTCACATGAATCCTGCAGGGGTACCCAAGAGTTATGGTGGGTGCTGCTACAGGACAATATGCAGATGACACTGTCTCTCTTGGGACAAGACAGAAGCAGTAACAGGATAAGGACAATGTGCCACTCTAGCTTTGGGTCAGCATGTACTTGTTTCTTCTTGGTCTTGTTCCATTCTGGATCTGTGCTGTGGCTGACTCCCTCAGGAGGCCATGGCTCAGAAAATGCCTGCGGTTACCAGCATTGGCTTCTTGGTCTGATCTGCTGCTTCATGGTTGGTTGTGGAGATGGACACAATTCTCATGCATAGCATAATATTGGGCGACATTGTGTATGCAACACTCCCCACCTGCCAGCTGTAGCTGTTCGGTTAACAGAAATGATTTCCCCAGTTACATTACAAGAGATGGCATAGATGGAAAAAGCAACTCTAGATGGTGACATTCTCATTCATGGCTGCAGCCACTGTCTTCCACTGTAGCTCTTTTGTGTGACTCTGAATTATCTTTCCAGAAGTGCCAAGTTGTAGCTCCCCCAGTGCTCTGATATCAGGGTTGCAATGAGGTGCTGAATTTTAGATAAAGCCCACACCTGGCTTCCGTCCTTAGGGGCTCAGTCCACATCTGCACAGAACAAGATGCTGATTGGAGTCATGGGCGTGGTGCTGGGTCTGCTCATCCTCACAGTGGAGCTGTTCATCTACTTAAGGAATCTGAGAGGTAAGGAGCCTGGTGGTGGCTGAGACTCTATAGCATTTCAGGGAGAGAGTCATTCTCGGCTTAGGTATGGTCAATTTTCAGGGAGCAACCTCTATGAAGTTGCTCATCCCCCAAATGATCCCAGACACTAAGCAAATTCTGACATCAACAGTCTACGGCTGCCAGAGTGAAACCTGTAGCCATAACTTGCAGTGACTTGCAGATAAGAGAAAGATGAACCAGCCTGGCAGAGCGGATTGAGAAATACACAGGAAAGGAAGAGCCACTGGGCACTGCCAGGGTCCGGCTAGGCAGTTAGCACTGAGCCTTGTTCCCTGCACTTACTGAATGCCTGTGCTTTGACTTGGGGCATGAGAAGTTCCTCCCTGCTCAGTGCtgtgctgtcaggagcagaagGAAGGCGTTTTCCCCATGCCTCCATGTCAGGAAAACATGTCCTGCTTGGCTTGTGTTCCTTCCTTGACACAGCTCTGCCAGGACCTGCCTCCACCTGGCTCTGTGTTTCCTGATGGCTGCTCAACCCCTGACTGGGCCTGGCAGCCCCTGGACAGAAGCTCCTCTTCTGTCCTACCTTCTTTCTCTGGTTCTTTTTCTGGTTCACCTTAGCTTACCCTGTGACACAATCACTTATCACATTTTCCCTCCAATAAGCAGTTTTGAGAACAAGATACagaaaacagacaggaaagatTACATCATTGAACCATGGCTTTTCTTAATTTATAAGTATGTGAGGTAGTGCATATGTGAAATTcaggagtttgtgtgtgtgtgtgtgtgtgtatgtgtcacttctctatccaaccagcagacaggaacgatgcaactcggagttcttctcaatgcagtttattcaggatcctttaccatcctctctctctggaagcccctctctcCCTCAGCCCCTTAATGGCTGtccttttatacccctgcctgttccattcagcacctgccacgtgggcatgcctcattggtgcacctcaaacagcccaaTTCTGTGTGGCAGCAagtctgcgcagtagttctgcagtcgtggctctgtcagggaaaggagggCGGCATGCAAACTGCCAAGAAGCAGCGCTCGAGACTTTGCAGGCACCATTATAGCTGGCTGCACCGTTGCACCCgctcctcacaattcccccttagttattaattttggcagagagtgcctgtcttaggttgcccaTTTCAAGCAACactccttacccatcatggggagtcaaacagctttggtttgttttctgtcttaggttggtaatgtgcccaaggagtcttacccatcattgactacctctctagcatgccaagccacacttGAGGAGACTGTTCCATCTCCACGGCTGCAAACGCTTGTACAATCAAGGCCTGAGATGTTTTCTTTCGGACTTTCATCTTACacatgcaccaaaaggcaaggcaactgatggggaccaggcacatagcaacctccccgattcccacccactccttgatgtgggacattgcttgaTGAGTCCAGATGGTCAATCCGGAGGCCAGGGAGGCCTTCACTCTGGTTGagttaatgtgaacaatggaCTGTCGTAATTCTCTCAACATTCTCTCAAATTCTCTCGATCTATTTCCTGTAAGGAACTGAGAAAGGCTTTTGGAAAGATTACTAGCATGGCTTATATTCTGAAAAGGCACAGAGGtaacacatataaaagaaatactggGCTTTCAAAGGTGAGACTTCCATAATAAAAACTAGCATTACTCCTTACCGctggtagcatccacatcagcagaagagtcttccttagcatctccattcctgtcttcttgctgtataaccctggtaagtctttctggaacccaaattggctgatgtcaatcctgaggaaacacacaaacagaccctctcacccacaccaatactgggtcagggccactccattttcctgtcaatatgtcTTTCCAAATTACCATGCCTTTATGGGTAGCATTGGGATCAGCATGGCAACCAGCTGCAGACCATCCCTGCTTATTCAGAGTCaaaaaatttagggtaaagaGGGCTATAGCCATTCTCTCTCTAGGTGTGTGGCCAGAGGCTAttccccctctttgtttaagaagacattcctttAGGGTGCAGTGTGGCCATTCAGGAATGCCCTGCCCCTGAGGATTATAAGGCAAACCATGGTTAAGGTGAACTCCCATGGtcttacaaaaggacacaaagaaagtagaggtccattatctgtctttaaacatttaggcatgccccaggctccccaggcttcaaaacaatgagcaatgacatggcaagccttctccccagaatgcagggaggcaaacataattccagaagcagtatctatagatacatgaatatattttaatcttccaaactcagggaaatgggtgacatccatttgccataaatgtAGGGGCCGTAGGCCTCGGGGATTAACCCCAATTCCCATCCGGGGTAACAATGGGGCACAAGCTTGACAAGCGttcactatatctctagcatcGGCACGAGGAATGCCAAAGTGAGATGATagggttttagaatttacatgaaactGGTTATGAAAGTGTCTTCCTAACTCCAGGGAATCATAGAGCACAAAATTTGCAACACTAAAACAGGTCTTTGAAGTtttatcaacaatatcatttccttcagtcaatgGACCAGGTAAACCAGTATGGGCACAAATATGTTGAACAAAAAAGGGTTGTtccctattccaaataagaaattgcaattggGTAAGTAGCTCTCCTGTGGtggactttaggtttattttatctagaatttccaattgtttaatagcatttactatatattgactatcagatatcaaattaaaggaatgagaaaattgttcaaaaacctttatcacaaTCTGTAATTCTATAACTTGAGGGGACACTGGAGGAAATTGAATGGTTACAGGCAATGATCCTGCAACCAAAACTGCTCCACATCctgtcttagaaccatctgtaaaaatagtagggcaatttaacaaaggctttctatggg
The sequence above is drawn from the Arvicanthis niloticus isolate mArvNil1 chromosome 20, mArvNil1.pat.X, whole genome shotgun sequence genome and encodes:
- the LOC117724153 gene encoding rano class II histocompatibility antigen, D-1 beta chain-like, with product MVCLWLPRGPSVASVFLGLLMLSCPVVVVRDPRPRFLEQLKAECHYINGREHVQTVTRFIYNQEEFARFDSNIGNFQAVTELGRPIAEYLNTQKDMLDNYRASVDRCRNNYDLVDIFMLNLQAEPKVTVYPSKTQPLQHHNLLVCSVSDFYPGSIEVRWFRNGEEEKAGVVSTGLIPNGDWTFQTLVMLEMVPQGGDVYTCQVDHPSLASPVTVEWTVSLNHGVGEGAESSTSRLAGSRSECHIGPGMSI